The genomic window GGCATAAATCGGTGGAAATAAGGAAAGAGATATTGAGAGTCATATATGAAGCACAGTCTGGGCACCCAGGAGGATCCCTGTCTGCAGTGGAGATATTACTAGCTCTCTACAATGAAAGGTTGAAATACGACCCCAAAAATCCATACTGGGAAGAACGGGACAGGTTTATAATGTCTAAGGGGCACGCAACACCTGTCCTCTACACCGTCTTGTCAGAGGTGGGATTTTTTTCAAAGGAAGAGCTTTCAGGATTTAGGAAGTTTGGAAAGATGCTTCAAGGGCATGCCTATAGAGAGATACCTGGAGTGGAGTTATCTACAGGATCACTGGGAATGGGACTTTCTGTAGGAGTCGGGATGGCTCTGGCATCAAAACTCAAAAATGGTTCCTATAATGTATTTGTACTTATGGGCGATGGTGAGATACAAGAGGGTAGTGTGTGGGAGGCTGCCATGAGTGCAGGCCACCATAAACTTTCAAATTTATGTGCAATCATTGATTATAACAAAGTCCAGGAAAACGGATTTGTAAATGAGATAAAGAATCTAGAACCTCTAGGTGACAGATGGAAAAGTTTTAACTGGAATGTCATTGAGATAGATGGTCACGATTTTTCTGATATATTTAGGGCCTTAGATGATTTTTATCTGGAGAAGGGCAGACCTACTGTGATAATTGCCAATACAGTCAAGGGAAAAGGTGTGGATTTTATGGAGTATGACAACAACTGGCACGGAAAATCCCCTAATAAGGACCAATACCTTGAGGCATTGCTGCAGCTTGATAATTCTGAGAATTAAGGAGTTGATGAATATATGGAAAAAGCAACAAGAGATGCCTTCGGAGAAACACTGCTAGAATTAGGCAGAAAAAATGATAAGATAGTAGCTCTTTCTGCAGATCTACAAGATTCAACAAAGGCAATACTTTTTCAGAAAGAGTTTCAAGATAGGTTTGTAAATGTGGGGATAGCAGAACAGGATCTTCTAGGCATAGCGGCAGGATATGCCCTAGAAGGATTTATTCCATATGTATCTTCCTTTGCATCTTTTATTACAACAAGGCCCTTTGATATGATCAGGATGCTTGCCTGTTATAATAATATAAATATAAAAATAGTTGCCACTCACACAGGAGTTACAGTGGGTGAAGATGGGGGAAGTGCCCAGATGCTAGAGGATATAGCAATTATGAGGGCTTTACCAAATATGGTGGTGCTCTGCCCGGCTGATGCAGTAGAAACCAAGAAGATGGTAGAGGTAATAGCAGATTACAAGGGGCCTGTCTATCTCAGGTTGGCCCGGTCAAAATATCCTGTGATAACAGATGCTGAGAAAACCTTTGAGATAGGAAAAGGAAATGTGCTTAGAGAGGGCAAGGATGTTACCCTTATGGGGACAGGACTCATGGTGTCAAAGGCCTTAGAAGCTGCAGAGCTCCTTGCAAGAGAGGGTATAGAGGCTAGAGTAGTAAATATGTCTAGTATAAAACCAATAGATATAGACCTTCTGGTAAAGTGTGCAAAAGAGACTGGGAAAATAGTAACACTTGAGGAGCATCAGGTAATAGGTGGTCTAGGAGGAGCTGTGTGTGAAGTGCTGGCTCAGGAATATCCCGTGCCTGTGAAAATAATAGGGGTGGAAAACAGATTCGGTCAGTCTGGAAAACCGGAAGAACTTCTGGAGGAGTATGGTCTAGACAGTAAGAGTATAACTAGTAAAGTAAAGGTGTTTATAGGGGGGTAACTCCCCTTTTTTATTGTTTGTAACTAACAGATGTTTATGCTAATATTAGGGGTGAAAATTTACTGGGAGGATTATATGAAGAAGATTCTAGTTCTGTTTTTTATTTTTTTACTTTCTCTCATCTCTTTTTCAGATCAGAAAGAGAACTATATTAAGGGAAGAGTAACTGAAAAGATTCGATCATTTCAACCTCAAGAGTTTGAAGATGAGGTTGTAAGGGTAGATGTCTACAAGGTAATTATCAAAGAGGGGATAGACGCTGGGAAGGATATAGAGGTGGAGTTTCCTATCTACAAAGAGTCGGCATTTAATATCCCGATGAAGGCAGGTCTTGATGTAGTTCTTTATACTGAGATAGCCGATAACGGTAAAAATGTTTATTACATATCTGATATTGATAAACGGAATAGTATGCTGGTTCTGAGCGGCATCTTTATAGGGCTTACATTTATTTTGGCCAGGTTTAAAGGACTGAAAGCTATTCTGGCTCTTGGGATTACTGTTGCAGGGATATTTAAGCTCTTTCTTCCGGGGGTTATATCCGGGCATTCTCCGATTTTGTTGTCGGTAGTTATGGCATTTTTTGCATCTCTAGTCACCATATACCTCATATCCGGATTTAATCATAAGGGGAAGGTAGCCATGGCTGGAAGTATAGGGGGAGTGGCTTTTGCAGGTATTTTATCCTATGTATTTAGCATCAAAATGGGAGTTACAGGTTATACCGATATAGATGCATTGAATTATGCTCCGTTGTTAACTGGGATTAAAATTAGAGAGCTGGTATCAGCAGGGGTAATTTTGGGAAGTATGGGTGCTGTGATGGATGTGGCGGTGTCAATATCCTCTGCACTAGATGAAATAAAGCAAAAAAATCCAGAACTTCATGCAATGGAGATATTCAAGTCTGGAATGAATATAGGTAGCGACATAATAGGAACTATGGTAAACACCTTAATTTTGGCCTATATTGGAAGTTCTCTTTTTACTGTGATGCTCTTAGTTATGCAGAGGACAGAATATCCAATCATAAGGATACTGAATTTTGAGTTTATGGCTGTGGAAATATTGAGATCTCTCTGCGGGAGTATAGGGATACTTGTAGCTGTACCTGTGACCTCATATCTCAGTTCCTTTAAAGGTGATAATAATAAGGTGGAAAATAAATAGTTGAAATTTTGTCAAAGTCTAAAAAATACAATTTATAAAGTACAGTTATAAAAAAATGGGCTGATTTTCTCAGCCCATTTTTTTATAGCAAAACTTCCTGTGCTTTTTTTAGAAGATCTAATTTTATATTCCTAGCTGTGGACTCACTGGTAAGGATTATCAGGACATCACCGCTTAGAATGCTGTGCTTACCCTTTGGAATGATCTCTTTTTCTCCTCTTTTTATACCGACAATGAGGCAGTCGTTAGGCCATATAATTTCGCATATTTTTTTATTTTCAAAATATGAATCGGGGCCTACAGGTATTCGGATGGTTATTTTCTTGTGGGCATCTCCAGCTTCGACCTCGTGGTTTTCGAGCATTCGTTCAAGAAGAGTGTCATATATAGGGATCATTTCAAGAATCTCTGTTATGAGGAATGTAACCATTGTCACAGTTATTAATGGGAAAAAATGCTCGAATGAACCCGTCATCTCTAGGATGAGTATGGTTCCTGTAATAGGAGCTTTTACAACGGCTGTAAGGAGCGATGCCATTCCTAATATTATAAAATAGATTATATAGCTCTCCTGATACCCGAAGTAATCAACCATGAGCATTCCGTAAATTTTACCACTTATGGCACCTATGACAAGAATCGGAAGAAATATACCTCCGGGAGCTCCTGAAGAGTAGCATATAAGGGTAAATAAAAATTTCAATCCTAAAAGTAAAAATAGTGTTTTGTAAGAAAAAGGGTGATTGATTATCTCTTCAGCTAGATGATGTCCTCCACCTGTAACATCTCTAAAAAAAAGACTAACTACGAAAACTATAGAAAGTACTACTATAGGTCGTATAATTTGGGGAAGAGGAACTTTAGAATATATATTTTGAAATTTTACCAGCCAGTCACCGAATAATTTTCCGATTATTGTAACTATCAATGCAAAAATAATAATTAGATAATAATCATGAAGTCCGAAACTGCTTTCTACTTTTATGGTAAAAGCAGGTTGTAAACCGAAAAAATATTTTGAGACAAAATCACTTACAACTGATGCTATGAGGACGCAGGTGATGAGAAGAGGAGACATAAATTTATGAAGCTCTTCTACGGAAAAGATGGCACCTGCTAGAGGTGCATTGAATGCTGCAGCAAGTCCTGCACTTGCTCCGCAAGAGATAAGATATTTTCTCTCAGGGTCCTCTCTTTTGAAAACCTTGAAGAATCCTTTTCCAATTTCTGCTCCCAAATGCACAGAAGGGCCCTCTCTTCCAAGAGACATTCCAGTTCCTATGGCAACCACTCCGCCAAAAAATTTGGCAATAAGTTCTTTTAACCAGTCAAACCTCAACTGTCTCACGAGGACTCCCTTTACCTGTGGTATTCCGCTTCCCTTTGACATGGGTATATAGGTGGTGATGTATCCCAATATGAGAGAGAAAACAACCATCAACAAAAGAGTTATGAAAATATTACCAGGTGAAAGGTTTTTTTTCAGGGCTGCAAATGAAATTTCATGGAGTTCACTTGCATAATTTAAGGCTAAACGATAAAAAACTACAACCATGCCCGTAAACAGTCCAACAAGAGCTCCGAAAAAATAAAGCTCTAGTCTTTTGTGACGCAAATTTTTCATAGTGTCGCTGATGTTACTATTTGGCATATTGTACACTCCTTGTGAATTTTAACTTTACAATGTTGACTCTATTATAACATAAAGAATAAGCTGTATCAAGAATGAAAGATGTTATGAATATGAAATATTTTGAGTGGAAATTGTCTATTTTGCTATTGTTATAATAAATTAAAAGAGCCTCTCGGCTCTTATTTAATTTTCCGTTGAATTTATGCTCTGCATATGCTGAAATAGGTTTATCAGAACATAAGTGAAGGTTACCACGAAAAGGCTGTATTTTATAGTGGCAATAACAGCTATAAAAAATGGTATCCTAAGCTTTTTCGGAACAAATTTGAAAGTTTTATCAGGAGTCTTAAAAGGTATTGTGCTTACCATCAAAATTGCCGATATAATTGTAACAATCTGAAAAATTTCTACATATATGAGCTTTCCGAATAAATAATGGCTGAAAAGATAGTAAGAACAAACTATGGCAGCTCCTGTAGGGATAGGCATACCGCTGAAATCATCTTTTTCATCTGATGCAGTTGTAACAATGTTGAATTTCACTAATCTCATAACACCACAGAGGGCATAGATGAAAGAAATGGGTATAATTATATGGGTTACAGTCGAATAAATGTTTAAAAGCGAGTAAGCTAGTATACTAGGTGCCAGTCCGAAAGAGATGGCGTCACAGAAAGAGTCAAACTCCTTTCCAAATTCACTATATGCTTCTAGTCTTCTAGCAGTCTGACCGTCTAGTCCGTCGCATACCATTGCAAGTACAATAAACCATGCAGCCTGGGTAAAATTTCCTTTAATGGACATAGTGATACTTATATATCCTAAAAGCATATTTGCGGCTGTTATAGCGTTTGGTGCCAGATATTTTTTTTCGATTCTGTTCATTTTTTTTAATCACCTTTCTTGTGCTTATAAAGTGATTTGATTTTAGCATACAAATGATATAAAATCAATCTAATAGCCTTTCTATAAAAATCGGCAATAAGCTTTGCAGTCAGAATTAAAATAAACTTACGAGGTGAAAGAGTTTGGATAAAAAAAACTTTTTAAATAATTTTACACTTGATGACAGAGGTGCCCTTGCTTCACTCTATGAGGATGTGGAATTGTGCAAGAAAATACAATACCCTATACACACAAGGATGTTTTTTCCACCTGAGGTGTGGAGCACCCTTGAAAATATGAAAAATGCCCTGGGTGTAGAGGTTGAGAGCAGAGGAGTCACACAGGAGTCTGAAAAAAGAGTAATACTGATAAAACCGATGAACTACGGAGAATACGATGAGGACTACCCCTTTACCTATTTTGAAATAAAGGGGGATTCAAAGTTCAAAGAACTAGAACACAGACATTTTTTAGCTGCTATTATGGGACTCGGGATAAAAAGAGAGATATTAGGAGACCTGATAGTCCGAGACGGAATGTGCTACGGAGCGATTTTCAATGACCTGTATAATTTTTTGGAAAATAACCTGACAGTTATAGGAAGAATAGGGGTGTCTGTTTTTAAAACAGAGGAAAGGAATATTCCGGAAATGGAATTTGAAGAAGGAGTATACCTGGTATCCTCTCTTCGTCTAGACAGTATAGTGGCAGCCATTACTGAAAAATCTAGATCTACAGCTGCGGA from uncultured Ilyobacter sp. includes these protein-coding regions:
- a CDS encoding transketolase: MEIKELRHKSVEIRKEILRVIYEAQSGHPGGSLSAVEILLALYNERLKYDPKNPYWEERDRFIMSKGHATPVLYTVLSEVGFFSKEELSGFRKFGKMLQGHAYREIPGVELSTGSLGMGLSVGVGMALASKLKNGSYNVFVLMGDGEIQEGSVWEAAMSAGHHKLSNLCAIIDYNKVQENGFVNEIKNLEPLGDRWKSFNWNVIEIDGHDFSDIFRALDDFYLEKGRPTVIIANTVKGKGVDFMEYDNNWHGKSPNKDQYLEALLQLDNSEN
- a CDS encoding transketolase family protein encodes the protein MEKATRDAFGETLLELGRKNDKIVALSADLQDSTKAILFQKEFQDRFVNVGIAEQDLLGIAAGYALEGFIPYVSSFASFITTRPFDMIRMLACYNNINIKIVATHTGVTVGEDGGSAQMLEDIAIMRALPNMVVLCPADAVETKKMVEVIADYKGPVYLRLARSKYPVITDAEKTFEIGKGNVLREGKDVTLMGTGLMVSKALEAAELLAREGIEARVVNMSSIKPIDIDLLVKCAKETGKIVTLEEHQVIGGLGGAVCEVLAQEYPVPVKIIGVENRFGQSGKPEELLEEYGLDSKSITSKVKVFIGG
- a CDS encoding YibE/F family protein; this encodes MKKILVLFFIFLLSLISFSDQKENYIKGRVTEKIRSFQPQEFEDEVVRVDVYKVIIKEGIDAGKDIEVEFPIYKESAFNIPMKAGLDVVLYTEIADNGKNVYYISDIDKRNSMLVLSGIFIGLTFILARFKGLKAILALGITVAGIFKLFLPGVISGHSPILLSVVMAFFASLVTIYLISGFNHKGKVAMAGSIGGVAFAGILSYVFSIKMGVTGYTDIDALNYAPLLTGIKIRELVSAGVILGSMGAVMDVAVSISSALDEIKQKNPELHAMEIFKSGMNIGSDIIGTMVNTLILAYIGSSLFTVMLLVMQRTEYPIIRILNFEFMAVEILRSLCGSIGILVAVPVTSYLSSFKGDNNKVENK
- a CDS encoding ClC family H(+)/Cl(-) exchange transporter; the protein is MPNSNISDTMKNLRHKRLELYFFGALVGLFTGMVVVFYRLALNYASELHEISFAALKKNLSPGNIFITLLLMVVFSLILGYITTYIPMSKGSGIPQVKGVLVRQLRFDWLKELIAKFFGGVVAIGTGMSLGREGPSVHLGAEIGKGFFKVFKREDPERKYLISCGASAGLAAAFNAPLAGAIFSVEELHKFMSPLLITCVLIASVVSDFVSKYFFGLQPAFTIKVESSFGLHDYYLIIIFALIVTIIGKLFGDWLVKFQNIYSKVPLPQIIRPIVVLSIVFVVSLFFRDVTGGGHHLAEEIINHPFSYKTLFLLLGLKFLFTLICYSSGAPGGIFLPILVIGAISGKIYGMLMVDYFGYQESYIIYFIILGMASLLTAVVKAPITGTILILEMTGSFEHFFPLITVTMVTFLITEILEMIPIYDTLLERMLENHEVEAGDAHKKITIRIPVGPDSYFENKKICEIIWPNDCLIVGIKRGEKEIIPKGKHSILSGDVLIILTSESTARNIKLDLLKKAQEVLL
- the pssA gene encoding CDP-diacylglycerol--serine O-phosphatidyltransferase, which encodes MNRIEKKYLAPNAITAANMLLGYISITMSIKGNFTQAAWFIVLAMVCDGLDGQTARRLEAYSEFGKEFDSFCDAISFGLAPSILAYSLLNIYSTVTHIIIPISFIYALCGVMRLVKFNIVTTASDEKDDFSGMPIPTGAAIVCSYYLFSHYLFGKLIYVEIFQIVTIISAILMVSTIPFKTPDKTFKFVPKKLRIPFFIAVIATIKYSLFVVTFTYVLINLFQHMQSINSTEN
- a CDS encoding YlmH/Sll1252 family protein — protein: MDKKNFLNNFTLDDRGALASLYEDVELCKKIQYPIHTRMFFPPEVWSTLENMKNALGVEVESRGVTQESEKRVILIKPMNYGEYDEDYPFTYFEIKGDSKFKELEHRHFLAAIMGLGIKREILGDLIVRDGMCYGAIFNDLYNFLENNLTVIGRIGVSVFKTEERNIPEMEFEEGVYLVSSLRLDSIVAAITEKSRSTAAELIKEGAVNLNYSVKREKDFSVKEGDVITIRRKGKFLFKEVAGTSKKGKQRVVLKKYK